The DNA sequence TTGCAATTATATAGGTACATAATCACGAAACACAAACTGAACATGGTAAAGGAGTTTGGAACATGCGTAATTTTGAGGTAGGTAAGAAACTGGTTTCCCTTATCGTCATTTCGGGTTTACTGCTTCTTATAATAGGCGGAATTGGATACGCTTACATGCGTTCTATGGCCAATGATACAGAAGCTATGTACAAAGATCAGCTTCTTAAAATCAACACCCTGGCTAAAATAAAAAGCAACGACCTCATCATGGACTCTTACATGCTTGAGACCATGCTCAGCGATGATAAAGCATTCAGAGAAAGCAAACAGAAGCAAATTGAAGAATTGATTCAGACTAATATTAGTATGGAAAGACCAGAACTATTTTCCGAGGAATCTGTCAGCAGTGAAGAATACGGGGAAATTGTCGGCGGTTTTTCCGAACTGAGACAGCACTCACTTGACCTAGCTTCAGAAGGAAAAAGCAAAGAGGCCTATGATTTCTATGTGAACAGTGTAAAGCCGCAGCGTGAATTACTTAGTGATTCCGCTAATAAACTCGCTGACTACCAAGAGAAGCGTGCAGAAAAACTAAATGAAGAGAACAATAAAAAATTCGGACAAGCGACCTTCTTCTTCGTCACAATCATTATTGCAGGCATTCTAATACTTTTAGCATTTGGAATATTTGTCACACGCATGATCACTGTCCCACTTCAAGAAATCGGTTCTCTTATGAAGAAAGCTGAAAAAGGAGACCTGACAGGCGTAGCAACTTATCATTCAAAAGACGAACTTGGTCAGCTTTCAAGTTCTTATAACTATATGATGGAAAGCTTACGTGAAACGATTGCCTGTGTTCATCAGAGCGCTGACATGGTTGTCGCCGCTTCGGAACAAATGAGAGCAAGTTCGGAACAAAGCACGGAAGCAAGCACACATATCGCTTCAACAATCCAGGAACTTACAGTTGGCTCTGAGCGCCAGCTGCGCAGTGTTGAGGAAAGCACGGATGCTGTAGAGAGAATTTCCGAATATGCAAACAACATTAATAGCAATACTGCTTCTGTATCTACTAACGCTAATGATACAGCGCGCATATCGGCTGAAGGAAAAGTTGCTATCGACAAGATGATCAAACAAATGAATGAAATTAACGATAACGTATCCGGCCTTAATAACATTGTCCAAGCTCTAAGCAGACGCTCTGCCGAAATCGGCACGATCAACGATGCGATTACAGCGATTGCCGATCAGACGAACCTGCTTGCATTAAATGCTGCAATTGAAGCAGCAAGAGCCGGTGAACAAGGAAAAGGCTTTGCTGTCGTAGCGGATGAGGTACGAAAGCTTGCTGAACAGTCCGTTCACTCTGCAGACCAGATTGCAGCCTTGATTGCAACAATCCAAAGCGACACTGAAGAAACGCTCGATTCCATGGCAAAGACTTCAGAAGGTGTTCTCATCGGAATTGAAGTCGCAAGAACAGCTGGAGAATCATTCCACAATATCGAGAAAGCGATCTACGGCGTAACAAGCCAGATTGAAGATGTGGCATCGGCCATTGAGCAATTGACGAATGGCACGCAACAAGTCGCCAACTCAATTATGAATGTGAAAGATGTAGCAGAAGGAACAGCTGCCAGCAGCCAGACAGTTTCTGCAGGTACTGAAGAGCAGCTCGCTTCCATTGAAGAAATCGAAGCATCCTCAAGCAATCTTGCCAATATATCAGAGGAACTCCAAAA is a window from the Aciduricibacillus chroicocephali genome containing:
- a CDS encoding HAMP domain-containing methyl-accepting chemotaxis protein — translated: MRNFEVGKKLVSLIVISGLLLLIIGGIGYAYMRSMANDTEAMYKDQLLKINTLAKIKSNDLIMDSYMLETMLSDDKAFRESKQKQIEELIQTNISMERPELFSEESVSSEEYGEIVGGFSELRQHSLDLASEGKSKEAYDFYVNSVKPQRELLSDSANKLADYQEKRAEKLNEENNKKFGQATFFFVTIIIAGILILLAFGIFVTRMITVPLQEIGSLMKKAEKGDLTGVATYHSKDELGQLSSSYNYMMESLRETIACVHQSADMVVAASEQMRASSEQSTEASTHIASTIQELTVGSERQLRSVEESTDAVERISEYANNINSNTASVSTNANDTARISAEGKVAIDKMIKQMNEINDNVSGLNNIVQALSRRSAEIGTINDAITAIADQTNLLALNAAIEAARAGEQGKGFAVVADEVRKLAEQSVHSADQIAALIATIQSDTEETLDSMAKTSEGVLIGIEVARTAGESFHNIEKAIYGVTSQIEDVASAIEQLTNGTQQVANSIMNVKDVAEGTAASSQTVSAGTEEQLASIEEIEASSSNLANISEELQNAVSRFRTV